A window of the Lysinibacillus irui genome harbors these coding sequences:
- a CDS encoding phosphatase PAP2 family protein, which produces MKKWAYPLAILTLVIFIVLRATYQKPFMNTFDAKVADIFLGNRFIEFFHYIGEPKFVVIVAVVLIVYLAWKVKNYRGMLFVVLTFAAGNVLNQLLKKWVQRPRPELEDQLTSFSFPSGHAMTGILYLFTTAYLLAENNSKSRKILLWLAAIILMILIGLSRIAGARHFATDVLAGWCMGYTWFVICVIWYERRKRNFQLNHK; this is translated from the coding sequence ATGAAAAAATGGGCTTATCCATTAGCAATTTTAACATTAGTTATCTTTATTGTTTTAAGAGCAACTTATCAAAAACCGTTTATGAATACATTTGATGCGAAAGTGGCAGATATTTTTTTAGGTAATCGGTTTATCGAGTTCTTTCATTATATAGGGGAGCCCAAATTTGTTGTGATTGTGGCAGTAGTGTTAATCGTTTATTTAGCATGGAAGGTAAAAAATTATCGAGGTATGCTATTTGTTGTGTTAACGTTTGCTGCGGGCAACGTATTAAATCAATTACTAAAGAAATGGGTTCAACGACCACGACCAGAACTGGAGGATCAACTGACATCCTTTAGCTTTCCATCTGGACATGCTATGACAGGTATTTTGTACTTGTTCACAACTGCTTATCTTTTAGCTGAAAATAATAGTAAGAGCCGGAAAATCCTTTTATGGCTTGCAGCAATTATACTTATGATACTTATCGGACTATCACGTATTGCTGGAGCCCGGCATTTTGCTACAGATGTGCTTGCTGGGTGGTGTATGGGCTATACATGGTTTGTCATCTGTGTCATTTGGTATGAACGTCGTAAACGAAACTTTCAATTGAATCATAAATAA